The DNA segment TGCTCATATCGAAGATGGTGTGGCCGACCTCTCCGGCGCCGCCGCGAAAGCCGCTGCGCAGCTGCCCGCCCAAAATCAGCCCGCCGCCGACGCCGGTGCCGACGAAGATCGCCACCATATCCTGCACGCCCTGGCCTGCGCCGTGGCGGTGCTCTCCGAGCGCACCCACGCGCACGTCGTTGTTGATATAGACCGGCACGGCAAAATGCGCGCTCAATTTCTCGGCCAGGGGCATGTTCTTCCAGCCTTTGCCTAAGTTGACGGCCACCCGCACAATGCCCTGCTCTGTGTCCACCGGGCCGGGCACGCC comes from the Chloroflexaceae bacterium genome and includes:
- a CDS encoding ROK family protein; amino-acid sequence: MAKKLFVGVDLGGTSIRAGVVNARGEVLALEKRKTHPELGVDGVFARLVGAIERALKKADLKARNLGGIGVGVPGPVDTEQGIVRVAVNLGKGWKNMPLAEKLSAHFAVPVYINNDVRVGALGEHRHGAGQGVQDMVAIFVGTGVGGGLILGGQLRSGFRGGAGEVGHTIFDMS